The following DNA comes from Ornithobacterium rhinotracheale DSM 15997.
CAAGCCATTAAAATTTACCGTTGCAGAGAGGAATATTTAAGCCTAAAAAATGGAGCTCTCGAGACAAATGAAGACACTAAAAACAAATAAATTACAAAAAAATATTTGTATTTAAAATATAATTATTAAATTTGCCATCCGTTTATGGACAAAATGAAGAATTACGATGTTCAATTCTCTGGTTTAAAAGAGGGTGAGCATCAATTTAAGTTTGAAATAAAACAATCGTTCTTTGATTTATTTACTTTTGAACAAGAATTTCAAAAGCCAAATATTCAAGTAGATTTAAATTTAATTAAAAAATCTACATTTTTAGAATTACAATTTAAGCTCAATGGCGAAGTAGAGTTAATCTGCGACATTACCAACGAGCCATACACACAGCCAATTGATGGCGAAATGGAAATTGTAGTGAAATTTGGCGAAGAGTTCGATGATTCAGACGACGAAGTTTTGATTCTTCCGCATGGAGAATACAAAGTAAATGTAGCTCAATTAATATTTGAACTTACATTGCTTAGCATTCCGCTTAAACACATTAATCCAGATGTAGATTCTGAGGAAATGATAGAAGCACTCGATTTGCTAGACCAGTATGCTCCAGAGGACGATGATTACGAAGACTTTGATGAAGAAGTAGATGATGAAGAGGAAGATATTGACCCTAGATGGAATAAATTAAAAGATTTACTAGAATAATAATAAAAAAAGATACGGAAAATGGCACATCCTAAGAGACGACAGTCAACCACAAGAAGAGATAAAAGAAGAACTCACTATAAAGCTGAGGTTCCTACACTTACAACTGATCCTACA
Coding sequences within:
- a CDS encoding YceD family protein, with protein sequence MDKMKNYDVQFSGLKEGEHQFKFEIKQSFFDLFTFEQEFQKPNIQVDLNLIKKSTFLELQFKLNGEVELICDITNEPYTQPIDGEMEIVVKFGEEFDDSDDEVLILPHGEYKVNVAQLIFELTLLSIPLKHINPDVDSEEMIEALDLLDQYAPEDDDYEDFDEEVDDEEEDIDPRWNKLKDLLE